The genomic DNA AACCACGTGTGCCGATTACCGCCAAATTGGTCACTGACCTGCTGCAAACAGCCGGCACACATCGGGTGTTAACCATGGACTTACATGCCGGCCAAATTCAAGGATTTTTCAATATTCCTGTGGATCACCTCTTTGCCGCGCCCGTTTTGGTCCAGCATTTTCGCGATCAGGACCTGACCAACACAATTGTGGTTGCGCCCGACCCGGGCGGCGTCGAGCGCGCACGGGCCTATGCCAAACGATTGAATCTGGATTTGGCCATCATTGACAAGCGACGGGAGAAAGCCAACGAGGCCATGGTCATGAATGTGGTCGGCGATGTCAATGGGCGGCATGCGCTCATTGTGGATGATATGATTGATACGGCGGGCACGCTGACCAAAGTGGCCGAAGCGTTGGTGGCCAAAGGCGCCCGAAGCGTTCGGGCTTGTTGCACGCACGGTTTGTTGTCAGGCCCGGCGTTGCAGCGCATTGCCGATTCGCCGATTCAAGAAGTGGTCGTGACCGACACGGTGGCTACAGAAGCCTGGGCCGGCCACGGCAAAATCAAATATCTGTCGGTGGCTCCTTTGTTGAGCGAGGCCATTCGATCTATTCATGAGGAAACATCGGTGAGCCGATTATTCATTTAAGTTGTAACCAAAGGGCAGCGAGGCGCCGTCGGGATACGCTCTCGCGCCTGGGAGGAGACGGATGATCTCTGATATTACGCTTGACGCAGAAGTGCGAGAACGATTAGGCAAGGGCGGTGCTCGTCAATTGAGGCAACGCGGAAAAATTCCTGTGACACTGTATGGTGGTGGTGACCAAGAGCCGTTGTCGTTGGCCGTCAGTGAACGGGCGTTGCGTAGCATCTTTCGTAGCTCGTCTGGTCGCAATACCATTTTTAATCTGAAGACCAACGACCACGTCACCCCTGTCATTATCAAAGATTGGCAAGTGGACCCACTGAAAGGCTCGTTGCTGCACGCCGACCTCCTGCGGATTGATATGAATAAGCCGACGCGTGTGCGGGTTCCCATCGTGCTTGATGGCGAAGCCATCGGTGTGAAGATTCACGGCGGCTTGCTCGATTTCATGACTCATGAGGTTGAAGTGGAGTGCTTGCCCGGTGATATTCCTGATCGGATTCATGTCAACGTATCGCACCTGGACGTGGGTGACCACATATTTGTCAGGGACCTGGCGGTTGGTGATCGGGTGCGCATTCTTGAAGAGATGGATCGCGTGATCGTGGGCATACTGGCCTCACGGCGCGAGGAAGCGGCAGCCGTCACAACCCCGGTCGCTCCAGCCGAACCCGAAGTGATTAAGAAAGGCAAGACGGCTGAGGAAGAAAGCGCTAATCCATGAGGAGACGAGCCGGCAGGCAACGGACACAAGACGGAGCGTCGTGATGAGCCCGAGCCAAGACGTTGGCAGTCTGACGTCGCCGGCGATGTGGTTGGTTGTCGGGCTTGGCAATCCGGGCACACAATACCGACGTACCCGTCACAATCTTGGATTTATGGTCATTGATCGGTTAGCTGAACAGTTGCGTATTGAGCTGAACCAGTTGGTCTGCCATGCATGGGTCGGGCTGACGCAGAGTGACGAATCTCAGGTCGTGTTGGCCAAGCCACGAACGTATATGAATCGAAGTGGTGTATCGGCCCAATGCTTGCTCCGGCGCTACCAGTTACCCGCAAGCCAGATGTTGGTTATTGTGGATGATCTGGCGTTGCCGCTAGGCAAGCTCCGACTGCGCAGACGCGGCAGCGCAGGGGGACATAACGGGTTGAAGTCCATCATTGAATCACTGGGCTCGCAAGAATTTCCCCGCCTGCGTCTAGGCATCCTCCCAGAGCAAGCCAAGATTGAGGATTATGCTGATTTCGTGTTATCTGATTTTACCGCTGACGAACAGACGGCGGTCGAATCCATGATCGAACGGTCGGTGACCACGGTGTTAACGGTGGTGCGCGAAGGACTGGACAAGGCGATAGCGAGATGTCACTGAATGAACCAGACAGACTCGTTCGATCACGACTCCTTGCTCGGTGCAATCCCGGGCTATTATCCGAAAGGAGGAACAACATACCTTGAGAACCTACGAACTACTCTACATCATCTCCCCAACTGTTAGTGACCAGGACGTGGAAAAAGTGGTGGAGCAAGTTACAGGACACGTAACGAGCTTGGGCGCGCGGCTGGTCAAAGTCGAGAATCTAGGACGTCGGCCATTGGCTTACGAGATTCAACATCATCGCGAAGGTACCTATGTGGTGACTGAGTTTGAAAGTCAGGGCCAAGAAATCCCTGAGCTGGAACGCCGCTTACGTGTGATGGACACAGTGCTGCGGTATTTG from Blastocatellia bacterium includes the following:
- a CDS encoding 50S ribosomal protein L25, which encodes MISDITLDAEVRERLGKGGARQLRQRGKIPVTLYGGGDQEPLSLAVSERALRSIFRSSSGRNTIFNLKTNDHVTPVIIKDWQVDPLKGSLLHADLLRIDMNKPTRVRVPIVLDGEAIGVKIHGGLLDFMTHEVEVECLPGDIPDRIHVNVSHLDVGDHIFVRDLAVGDRVRILEEMDRVIVGILASRREEAAAVTTPVAPAEPEVIKKGKTAEEESANP
- the rpsF gene encoding 30S ribosomal protein S6, with protein sequence MRTYELLYIISPTVSDQDVEKVVEQVTGHVTSLGARLVKVENLGRRPLAYEIQHHREGTYVVTEFESQGQEIPELERRLRVMDTVLRYLTVCLDASRRRVARMKRKRSNRKAARTQAAALSKTALTEEVFEDIASTTESEEEES
- the pth gene encoding aminoacyl-tRNA hydrolase gives rise to the protein MSPSQDVGSLTSPAMWLVVGLGNPGTQYRRTRHNLGFMVIDRLAEQLRIELNQLVCHAWVGLTQSDESQVVLAKPRTYMNRSGVSAQCLLRRYQLPASQMLVIVDDLALPLGKLRLRRRGSAGGHNGLKSIIESLGSQEFPRLRLGILPEQAKIEDYADFVLSDFTADEQTAVESMIERSVTTVLTVVREGLDKAIARCH
- a CDS encoding ribose-phosphate pyrophosphokinase, giving the protein MKQLKIFSGNSNRPLAEKIAQCLGLSLGEQQLGRFSDGEICYQILENVRGADVFVIQSTSPPVNENLMELLVMIDAFKRASARRITAVIPYYGYARQDRKDKPRVPITAKLVTDLLQTAGTHRVLTMDLHAGQIQGFFNIPVDHLFAAPVLVQHFRDQDLTNTIVVAPDPGGVERARAYAKRLNLDLAIIDKRREKANEAMVMNVVGDVNGRHALIVDDMIDTAGTLTKVAEALVAKGARSVRACCTHGLLSGPALQRIADSPIQEVVVTDTVATEAWAGHGKIKYLSVAPLLSEAIRSIHEETSVSRLFI